A single region of the Malus sylvestris chromosome 8, drMalSylv7.2, whole genome shotgun sequence genome encodes:
- the LOC126633326 gene encoding protein OVEREXPRESSOR OF CATIONIC PEROXIDASE 3-like: MAFASALDTPKGLHFLPLPSSSRHERSPTNLVLPRHFPTRFSSTIALARRRNHRAEVAPSRTKIKKRSLGNKEVKEVEEEDVDEDAIDALFRLLEEDLKNDDASFDDEDLTEEELAKLEQEVAEALGVDGDDDDDEEEEEEDEDDDGVVESYAEEDEEVEEEEEEETPVKLKTWQMRRLAAALKVGRRKTSIKTLAAELCLDRAVVLELLREPPPSLLIMCAALPDEPATVVSVSQPNSVETVVDTTGETVVDTTKDSVELESAAKVPVHARQQKFSAQKRLKKAQVETL, from the exons ATGGCTTTCGCTTCCGCGCTCGACACGCCCAAGGGGCTTCACTTTCTACCGTTACCGTCTTCATCCCGCCACGAACGGTCACCCACCAATCTTGTTCTGCCACGGCACTTCCCGACTCGGTTCTCGTCCACCATCGCCTTGGCTCGCCGCCGGAACCACCGCGCCGAAGTGGCGCCCTCCAGAACGAAGATAAAGAAG AGAAGTTTGGGGAATAAGGAAGTgaaggaggtggaggaggaggatgtGGATGAGGATGCGATTGATGCGCTGTTTAGGTTGCTGGAGGAGGATCTCAAGAATGACGACGCGTCATTTGACGACGAGGATTTAACGGAAGAAGAGCTTGCTAAGCTCGAGCAGGAAGTGGCAGAGGCACTGGGAGTTGacggtgatgatgatgacgatgaggaagaggaggaggaggatgaagaCGATGACGGTGTTGTTGAGAGCTATGCCGAAGAAGatgaggaggtggaggaggaagaggaagaggaaactCCGGTGAAGCTGAAGACTTGGCAGATGCGGAGATTGGCTGCTGCTTTGAAAGTTGGCCGGCGCAAAACAAGC aTAAAAACTCTTGCAGCTGAGCTTTGTCTTGACAGGGCTGTTGTTCTCGAATTGCTTCGTGAGCCCCCTCCAAGTCTTTTGATCATGTGTGCTGCTTTGCCTGATGAACCTGCGACAGTGGTATCCGTGTCCCAACCAAATTCTGTAGAAACTGTTGTGGATACAACTGGAGAAACCGTGGTTGACACGACTAAAGATTCTGTAGAGCTTGAAAGTGCAGCGAAGGTGCCCGTTCATGCCAGACAACAAAAGTTTTCTGCTCAGAAGAGGCTGAAGAAAGCACAGGTTGAAACCCTTTAA